The following DNA comes from Astatotilapia calliptera chromosome 6, fAstCal1.2, whole genome shotgun sequence.
TTCCTCTGCAGCTGACACTTTATTTTAAGATTGTGGAGCAAATGTTTCTCCTCGTATTTCTGTCGACAGCAGTTAGAGATGAATCTTATTTTGTCAACAGGGTATTTCCTCTCAACAGCAAACTGATAAAGTTCTGTTACACATGAAGATTGTGATATTAGTAGCTAGGAACGATGTTAGAAGGCCAGACCAGAGTAGTGATTAGTTTGCATTAGCTTCAGTTTAATTTCCGACCCACACCACAAAACCAGAACGTTATATATTTTATGATATTGTCAGGGAAATCAGTAGCAAGTTGGTTCAGCTCTGGCTCAGGGGGCTCAATAGGACAAAAGTTTCTTATCTGATATAATTATGTTTCACATTTACTGAAATGGCAGTCATGCTGTGAATGGAGTTACGGGAGGATCCAGAGCAAACATCTCCATCTAGTGGAGAATGAAATTAGTTTTTTACAGTCCCAATGTAAAACCtttcatttacagaaaatactccattaacataaaaacatgtttcacaGTGATTCACAGATCATGAAGCACTGATTTATGATTAATGATTAAGGTACTAGAGAGTAGTCCTGCTTTCAGGTTAAGGACCTCTACAGTCCTGTCCACCTCCCCTAGAGTAACTGTCTGTCTCCTGGTATCTccttgagactgtgctgggagacacagcaaaccttctggcaaTGGAACGCATTGATGCGGCATCCTGGAGAAGATGAGCAACTTGCGCAACCTATGTATGATCCAGGTATTGCCTCATGGTATCACAGTGACACTGACCCaagccaaacacaaacacagtcagaaAATATgaggggggtaaaaaaaaaaaagttcagcgGCCCCAAATCATAGCTGTTTTGGGGGGTTGTCTCATTATTGCACTAAATCAACTGAAACTAATTAATAACCCCTTTTACTACTTAACTGACCAGCTCAACATGTCATGAAGTAAATATTcagtcaaatttatttaatgTATCAAATCTATCTAAATGATTTAACTGTGATGTGGAAAAAGTTCAACTAAAGCAAAGCTGCACACaggcataaaaatattaaacctTAACAACAGAAATAgtatgaaatatatttaaataacaagTACAATGTAAGAGTGTATTAGAGacttacttgaaaaaaaaaaactcatctaTAAGAATTCACTAAgcatttactttgaaaataGTATAATTATTCACCTCAGTATTTAAAAACCCAGGTtcttatttttccatttctaaATAATGTGTATTACCCAAGATGTGGAATTTATTATATCTTCATATATGACAActatagtagtagtagtaaatgATCCATGACATGAACATTCTCATCCATGAGAATTAGTTCATCTatgtaaagaacaaaaaacaaaacaacatcagtGTTGAGGcaaaattttaatttgaaaaatttTCATTCTTCCATTACATTACAGACCTCAACAGATATCaaaatgttgacatttacaggtgtaaacaaacatttttaatctgaaaaGTAGAAGTGCAGTGTGTTATAAGTGCCGGAACAAAAATGAGGAATTTTCAATTCATGACCCCCCCAccaaaagaaattaataaaataaatgaatcaagAATGGGTAAAAGGGCAAATGCATGTGTAACGTGTAAGGTGTCtgatttagttttgcttccctctcAGCATTAGTCTCATTTTCCTCTTTCTGAAGAAACGATATAAATACAACTTCTTTCTGGCAAAAGTTGACAACCTCAGCTGGTCAATGAGGTCGTACACAAAGAGCAAATAGCCTCCGTGACCTCACTGCTATGGGATGAGATGATGGGGCCACAGCAGTGCCTATTCAACATTTATATAATCACTCAAGTGTAGGCAAAAACGGTAGCACAAAGAACGCAAGGTTAGCGGTAACAACTCTTGTGCCATCTCTCAAAGTGTTGGACTTAAACCGGATGCTGAGATCAAAGTGTTTGCCAGAAAGTGCATTATGTGAGACCACttgtagaaaatgtaaaaactctTTGGCTAAAGAGAACTAAAGCAGGGGCACGTGATAACATTAAAACCATCTGATGAACTGTCCAATTATGTAACAAATTACTGATCACCCATGCCTTTCAGCAACACCAAGAAAAATAACCCTTACTCTCATCCACGTTTCAGATTAAGCACCTTCAGAACTAACCTTCAATGAATCAACTACACTTTCTCTAGTGACTTCGGTCTTCCCTTCAATTTTCAGTACTTTGCCTTCTTGGCATAACAATCGACGACCTCAGGCACGATGCTGTCGTCCTCTTCCACGTCATCTTTGACGGTCTTTCCGACCAACTGGAAAATGTCCTCAGCTACAACGCCCATGGGCTCTGCCACCTTCACCGTCAACATGTCCTCAGTCAGAACTGTTCCTTTGGGGATCTTTACTTTGGCTACCACTGACTTACCCAGCTGAAGGAAcagcaaacaaagcaacatTATTAAAGGAAAAAGTTGGACATTTGCTTGAAAAGCTTGCTAAACAGTAAAGCTgagtatttttaattaattctttttttagAGAAAGGCGTTCTGACCTTGTCGTGGCACGGCTTCTCACAGGGTAACATCCGCTTGATTCCGCTTCCCAGTGCCCTCTCCACCAGTCGGATAGAGCGAACCAGCTCAGCAAGTTCAGCGGGCTCAAGTGATGCTTCATGGTCACTTCCTTTCCACGTCTTGTCCAAGGTTATGTGGCGCTCAACAACCTTTGCTCCCAGAGCCACAGCCGCCACTGTTATACTGACTCCAGACTCATGGCCTGAATACCCAATGGGAATATCTGGAAAGTCCTTCTGGTATTCCTGCAGCCAACAAATGGGTGACATACATGTTATTCTTAAAAGTTAGTCATTTTACAATTTGCAACATGTACTCATGttcatgtggggttttttttgacaAGATGCTACAGGCAGTTGCTATTGACATGATATAAAAATGCTGTTGTGCAGATcaccagtcattttaagtacAGCCCACACGGCAGGGTGACAACAATACCCCAAGCCTTTCAGGCTGAGGGATAAAAAATAAGCTTCATAACCTGTAAAACTGGATCATTCTGGACTCTCTGGATTATTTTGCTCATACCCAAAGGAACACACCCTTCAAAATAATCCCACATGCAGTTTGAATTAGAAGATTCACCGTAATCACTCTGAGGTTGACATCTTCAGCTTCCAGAGGATAGGCGCTGGTACACTGCAGGATGGCAAAGTTTTTGTTGTGCTCCTTGACCGTCTTGTAGACCCGACGCATCGTCTCCATGGACTGCATCCCGCTGGACACCACCATGGGGCGTCCTGGCAAATGAAAGACAGCAACACTAACACTATAAGAAACCTCATGTTACTGGCAGTAAGCTAAGCGCTACGACACCCCTCAGTATTCCTCTGGAGTTATTGTACACTGCCTTGCTTGTACAGTGTAGAGTTCATGTATTCCATATTTATGCagaatgaaaacagacacagactccTCGAGGTCCAActatatttaaagtttaaattacaTTCTAAATATTAAATTGTAATTCTGTGTCACAttttataaaattataaatgtaTGCTTCCTTTAAGACACATTTTATATATTACATGGTGCATGTATTGAGTTGTCTatcgttttctctttttttcctttttaaagtgtACCTGTGCTTTTTCTTGATTTCTGTAATATAGTCTATCTATTTAATCTACATCTAATTAAAATGATGGATGGTCAaattaaacaaaaccaaagcGTTAAATGATGAGGTATGTATATGCAAAGGTAATCTCTGAGCATTAAGTTCATGTTTTAAACAACTTTAGCTGAACAATTTCACAGTTTTTTCCTAACATTCTACTGCTGTATAACAGCAACTATTCACAGAACCATAATCTTAGGTATACAACTCTGGCTCTGGTTACAGAAGCCTCAATCAGGTGCTGCTCAAATCTTTTATTTGTAAGGGGGAGCCAGAAGAAATGTGACTTAAAGGGACAGTGGCCTTAAACAGAGAGGATGAATTAGGTGTTCACTAAGAATCAGTAGAATTTAAATCAGGAttcttaaaattatatatatatattatatataatatatatatatatatatatatatatatatatatatatatatatatatatatatatatatatatatattatatataatatatatatataattttaagaaTCCTGATTTAAATTCTACTGATTCTTAGTGAACACCTAATT
Coding sequences within:
- the LOC113023910 gene encoding sialic acid synthase-like, translated to MPLEFELCPGRMIGGNHPCFIIAEIGQNHQGDIEIAKKMIKMAKDCGADCAKFQKSELEFKFNKKALARPYTSKHSWGETYGEHKRHLEFSHDQYRELQKYAEEVGIYFTASGMDEMAVEFLHELNVPFFKVGSGDTNNFPYLVKTAKKGRPMVVSSGMQSMETMRRVYKTVKEHNKNFAILQCTSAYPLEAEDVNLRVITEYQKDFPDIPIGYSGHESGVSITVAAVALGAKVVERHITLDKTWKGSDHEASLEPAELAELVRSIRLVERALGSGIKRMLPCEKPCHDKLGKSVVAKVKIPKGTVLTEDMLTVKVAEPMGVVAEDIFQLVGKTVKDDVEEDDSIVPEVVDCYAKKAKY